One window from the genome of Rhodococcus sp. ABRD24 encodes:
- a CDS encoding type IV toxin-antitoxin system AbiEi family antitoxin domain-containing protein, with protein MTSTSPLQSLVDAQYGLITAAQVCALGIPKSQARHRVECGRWQRVLRGVYAVTSGRLTRDAVLSAALLYGGDAALLSHRTAAEVWGMIRTDDTAPIHVTVPYGKSALSQPVSYIQSPVHGSAVVPGVGGVLHPGVVVHRSRAQRHIGVELVPPRTTRADTALDVAIEQPTAREAYVSLISTVTNARIRLADVRTRMEERTPRRYRRALESAVRLLADGVQSMLEYRYAVDVEQAHGLPGANRQGPVIVDGRTLYEDVDYGEHGVPLIVRLDGRWSHSMREVQFRDRRRDNAAELADLPRLVYGFDEVSLTPCLVAKEVETVLRREGWVRLTNGRCRACA; from the coding sequence ATGACTTCGACATCGCCCCTGCAGAGCCTCGTCGACGCTCAGTACGGGCTCATTACCGCCGCACAGGTATGTGCACTGGGCATTCCCAAATCTCAGGCACGGCATCGCGTCGAGTGTGGCCGGTGGCAACGAGTACTACGAGGCGTGTACGCCGTAACCTCCGGCCGACTGACGCGCGATGCGGTCTTGTCAGCAGCACTTCTGTACGGGGGCGATGCTGCACTCCTGAGCCACCGAACGGCGGCCGAGGTGTGGGGAATGATCCGCACCGATGACACGGCACCGATTCACGTCACGGTGCCGTACGGCAAATCGGCGCTTTCACAGCCCGTCTCTTACATCCAGAGTCCGGTGCACGGTTCTGCCGTCGTGCCAGGCGTCGGAGGTGTTCTCCATCCAGGTGTTGTCGTGCACCGTTCTCGGGCACAACGACATATCGGCGTCGAATTGGTGCCACCGCGCACGACACGGGCGGACACGGCCTTGGACGTGGCGATCGAACAGCCGACAGCACGTGAGGCGTACGTGTCGCTGATCTCCACCGTCACCAATGCGCGGATAAGGCTGGCGGACGTCCGAACACGGATGGAGGAGCGAACTCCGCGTCGATATCGCCGCGCCCTCGAATCTGCGGTTCGCCTTCTCGCGGACGGGGTCCAATCGATGCTCGAGTATCGCTATGCGGTCGACGTCGAGCAGGCACACGGTCTGCCCGGGGCCAACCGGCAAGGCCCGGTGATAGTGGATGGGCGGACCCTGTACGAGGACGTCGACTACGGCGAGCACGGAGTTCCGTTGATCGTCCGCTTGGACGGTCGGTGGTCGCATTCGATGCGCGAAGTCCAGTTCCGCGACCGCAGGCGAGACAACGCTGCAGAACTCGCCGACCTACCCCGGTTGGTGTACGGCTTCGACGAGGTCAGCCTGACGCCGTGCCTGGTTGCGAAGGAAGTCGAAACGGTCCTCCGCCGTGAGGGATGGGTCAGGCTGACCAATGGGCGCTGCCGCGCCTGTGCGTGA
- a CDS encoding 3-hydroxyacyl-CoA dehydrogenase NAD-binding domain-containing protein gives MSDQNIIGWEQDADGIVVLTIDDPNQGANTMNDRYISSMRATVDRLYAEKESITGVVLTSGKKTFFAGGDLKSMIKVGPEDAQQIFEHSLNLKADLRRLETLGKPVVTCINGAALGGGLEIALATHHRIAADVKGVKIGLPEVTLGLLPGGGGIVRTVRMFGLMTALTQMLLQGQQRGPVQAKEVGLVDEVVSSVEELVPAAKAWIKANPESGVQPWDVKGYKIPGGTPATPAFAANLPAIPANLRKQLKGSPMEAPRAIMAAAVEGSQVDVDNALLIESRYFTNLVTGRVAKNMIQAFFFDMQAIGSGASRPKDIPKREIKKVGVLGAGMMGAGIAYVCAKAGIPVVLKDVTIEAAEKGKAYSEKIEAKALSRGKTTEEKSKALLALITPSADPADFAGVDFVVEAVFESPDLKKKVFQEIEDIVEPDALLGSNTSTLPITDLATGVKRAEDFIGIHFFSPVDKMPLVEIIRGEKTSDESLARVFDFVQAIRKTPIVVNDSRGFFTSRVIGTFVNEAIGMVAEGIEPATIEQAGMQAGYPAAPLQLSDELNLTLMQKIRAESKAAAQAEGKELPADLAGDVINYLVEGNDRKGRLGGAGFYNYEDGKRSGLWQGLREHFDSGSVTPPIQDLVDRMLFIEAIETQKCFDEGVITSTADANIGSIMGIGYPAWTGGVSQFVAGYEGGKAGFVKRAEELAAKYGERFTPPASMKD, from the coding sequence GTGAGCGATCAGAACATCATCGGCTGGGAGCAGGATGCCGACGGCATCGTAGTCCTGACCATCGACGACCCCAACCAGGGCGCGAACACGATGAACGACCGGTACATCTCCTCGATGCGGGCCACCGTGGACCGGCTGTACGCGGAGAAGGAGTCGATCACCGGCGTCGTGCTGACGTCTGGCAAGAAGACGTTCTTCGCCGGCGGCGATCTGAAGAGCATGATCAAGGTCGGGCCCGAGGACGCGCAGCAGATCTTCGAGCACTCCCTCAATCTGAAGGCGGACCTGCGTCGCCTCGAGACTCTCGGCAAGCCCGTCGTCACCTGCATCAACGGTGCGGCGCTCGGTGGCGGCCTCGAGATCGCGCTCGCGACGCACCACCGCATCGCGGCGGACGTCAAGGGCGTCAAGATCGGCCTGCCCGAGGTCACCCTCGGCCTCCTGCCCGGCGGCGGCGGCATCGTCCGCACCGTCCGGATGTTCGGTCTGATGACCGCGCTGACCCAGATGCTGCTGCAGGGCCAGCAGCGCGGCCCGGTTCAGGCCAAGGAGGTCGGCCTGGTCGACGAGGTCGTCTCCTCCGTCGAGGAGTTGGTCCCTGCCGCCAAGGCGTGGATCAAGGCCAACCCCGAGTCCGGCGTGCAGCCGTGGGACGTCAAGGGCTACAAGATCCCCGGCGGCACCCCCGCCACTCCGGCATTTGCCGCGAACCTGCCGGCAATCCCGGCGAACCTGCGCAAGCAGCTCAAGGGCTCCCCGATGGAGGCGCCGCGCGCAATCATGGCTGCCGCCGTCGAGGGCTCGCAGGTCGACGTCGACAACGCGCTCCTCATCGAGTCCCGGTACTTCACCAACCTGGTGACCGGCCGCGTCGCGAAGAACATGATCCAGGCGTTCTTCTTCGACATGCAGGCGATCGGCTCGGGCGCGTCGCGTCCGAAGGACATTCCCAAGCGCGAGATCAAGAAGGTTGGCGTCCTCGGTGCCGGCATGATGGGCGCCGGCATCGCGTACGTGTGCGCCAAGGCCGGAATCCCGGTGGTGCTCAAGGACGTCACGATCGAGGCCGCGGAGAAGGGCAAGGCGTACTCCGAGAAGATCGAGGCCAAGGCGCTCTCGCGTGGCAAGACCACAGAGGAGAAGTCCAAGGCTCTGCTCGCGTTGATCACGCCGAGCGCGGATCCGGCCGACTTCGCGGGCGTCGACTTCGTCGTCGAGGCCGTCTTCGAGTCGCCCGACCTGAAGAAGAAGGTGTTCCAGGAGATCGAGGACATCGTCGAGCCCGACGCTCTCCTCGGCTCGAACACCTCGACGCTGCCGATCACCGACCTGGCGACCGGCGTCAAGCGGGCCGAGGACTTCATCGGTATCCACTTCTTCTCGCCCGTCGACAAGATGCCCCTGGTCGAGATCATCCGCGGTGAGAAGACGTCCGACGAATCGCTGGCCCGCGTGTTCGACTTCGTGCAGGCGATCCGCAAGACCCCGATCGTCGTCAACGACTCGCGCGGCTTCTTCACCTCCCGCGTGATCGGCACGTTCGTCAACGAGGCGATCGGCATGGTCGCCGAGGGCATCGAGCCGGCCACCATCGAGCAGGCGGGCATGCAGGCCGGCTACCCGGCGGCGCCGCTGCAGCTCTCGGACGAGCTGAACCTGACGCTCATGCAGAAGATCCGCGCCGAGTCGAAGGCCGCCGCTCAGGCCGAGGGCAAGGAGCTTCCGGCCGACCTCGCCGGCGACGTCATCAACTACCTCGTCGAGGGCAACGACCGTAAGGGCCGCCTCGGCGGTGCCGGCTTCTACAACTACGAGGACGGCAAGCGCTCCGGCCTGTGGCAGGGCCTGCGTGAGCACTTCGACTCCGGTTCGGTCACGCCGCCGATCCAGGACCTCGTCGACCGCATGCTGTTCATCGAGGCCATCGAGACCCAGAAGTGCTTCGACGAGGGCGTCATCACGTCCACCGCCGACGCCAACATCGGCTCGATCATGGGCATCGGCTACCCGGCGTGGACGGGCGGCGTCAGCCAGTTCGTCGCCGGCTACGAAGGCGGCAAGGCGGGCTTCGTCAAGCGCGCCGAGGAACTCGCCGCCAAGTACGGTGAGCGCTTCACCCCGCCGGCGTCGATGAAGGACTAG
- a CDS encoding class I SAM-dependent methyltransferase produces the protein MTTLRTNPDTAQKLSIAQILETVADGRIPLRFTAYDGSATGPEDASYGLHLNSARGTTYLATAPGDLGMARAYVSGDLEAVGVHPGDPYEILKAMSNLQFQRPSPTKIAAITRSLGWDLLRPIAPPPQEHLPRWRRFAEGLRHSKTRDAEVIHHHYDVSNAFYEMVLGPSMTYTCATYESEDQSLEDAQENKYRLVFEKLGLQEGDRLLDIGCGWGSMVRYAARRGVKVIGVTLSRAQAEWAQKAIAEEGLSELAEVRYSDYRDVYETGFDAISSIGLTEHIGVQNYPAYFGFMKSKLREGGRLFNHCITRPDNRSGAKAGGFIDRYVFPDGELTGSGRIISEIQNVGLEVRHEENLREHYQLTLAGWCRNLVENWDACVAEVGEGTAKVWGLYMAGSRLGFERNVVQLHQVLAVKLGPNGEAHVPLRPWWKG, from the coding sequence GTGACAACTCTCAGAACGAACCCTGACACGGCGCAGAAACTCAGCATCGCGCAGATCCTCGAAACCGTCGCCGATGGTCGAATACCGCTGCGCTTCACCGCGTACGACGGCAGCGCGACGGGCCCGGAGGACGCCTCGTACGGGCTGCACCTGAACTCGGCCCGCGGCACCACATACCTGGCCACGGCGCCCGGCGATCTCGGTATGGCCCGCGCCTACGTCTCGGGCGATCTCGAGGCTGTCGGAGTGCACCCCGGCGACCCGTACGAGATCCTCAAGGCGATGAGCAACCTGCAATTCCAGCGCCCATCGCCCACCAAGATCGCGGCCATCACCCGGTCACTCGGCTGGGACCTTTTGCGCCCCATCGCTCCCCCACCCCAGGAGCACCTGCCTCGCTGGCGCCGTTTCGCGGAGGGGCTGCGCCACTCCAAGACTCGCGACGCTGAAGTGATCCACCATCACTACGACGTGTCGAATGCCTTCTACGAGATGGTGCTCGGCCCCTCCATGACCTACACATGCGCCACATACGAGTCCGAGGACCAGAGCCTCGAGGATGCACAGGAAAACAAGTACCGATTGGTGTTCGAGAAGCTGGGACTGCAGGAAGGCGACCGCCTCCTCGACATCGGATGCGGCTGGGGCTCGATGGTGCGCTACGCCGCCCGGCGCGGCGTCAAGGTCATCGGTGTGACACTCTCGCGCGCACAGGCCGAGTGGGCGCAGAAGGCAATCGCCGAGGAGGGCCTGTCCGAACTCGCCGAGGTGCGCTACTCCGACTACCGGGACGTGTACGAGACCGGGTTCGACGCGATCTCCTCGATCGGTCTGACAGAACACATCGGCGTCCAGAACTACCCCGCCTACTTCGGATTCATGAAGTCGAAGCTGCGCGAGGGTGGCAGGCTCTTCAACCACTGCATCACCCGCCCCGACAACCGCAGCGGCGCCAAGGCCGGCGGCTTCATCGACCGGTACGTCTTCCCCGACGGGGAGCTCACCGGATCGGGCCGGATCATCAGCGAGATCCAGAACGTAGGCCTCGAGGTGCGGCACGAAGAGAACCTGCGCGAGCACTACCAGCTCACACTCGCCGGCTGGTGCCGGAACCTGGTCGAGAACTGGGACGCGTGTGTCGCCGAGGTCGGTGAAGGTACCGCGAAGGTGTGGGGCCTGTACATGGCCGGGTCGCGACTGGGATTCGAGCGCAACGTCGTCCAGCTCCACCAGGTGCTGGCCGTCAAGCTCGGCCCCAACGGCGAGGCACACGTGCCGCTGCGCCCGTGGTGGAAGGGCTAG
- a CDS encoding acetyl-CoA C-acetyltransferase — MTTEAFIYEAIRTPRGRGKKTGSLHSVKPISLVTGLIQELRTRFPDLDEDRISDLILGVVTPVGDQGMDIARIAVNDAGLPDTVGGVQLNRFCASGLEAVNMAAQKIRSGWDELVIAGGVESMSRVPMGSDGGPWALDPATNYDNYFVPQGVGADLIATIEGFSREDVDAYAVRSQDLAAKAWTGGYFAKSVVPVKDINGITILDNDEHMRPGTTVESLAGLTPAFAMVGEMGGFDAVALQKYHWVEKITHVHHGGNSSGIVDGAALILVGSEQAGKDMGLTPRARIVATATSGADSTIMLTGPTPASKKALAAAGLTVDDIDLFEINEAFASVALKFQKDLNIPDEKLNVNGGAIAMGHPLGATGAMITGTMVDELERRGAKRALITLCIGGGMGVATIIERV, encoded by the coding sequence GTGACCACAGAGGCATTCATTTATGAAGCCATCCGAACCCCACGCGGCCGGGGCAAGAAGACCGGATCGCTGCATTCGGTCAAGCCGATCTCGCTGGTCACCGGCCTGATCCAAGAACTGCGCACGCGCTTCCCCGATCTGGACGAGGACCGTATCTCCGATCTGATCCTCGGTGTCGTCACCCCGGTCGGTGACCAGGGCATGGACATCGCCCGTATCGCCGTCAACGACGCCGGGCTGCCCGACACCGTCGGCGGCGTGCAGCTCAATCGCTTCTGCGCCTCCGGCCTCGAGGCCGTCAACATGGCCGCGCAGAAGATCCGGTCCGGCTGGGACGAGCTGGTCATCGCCGGTGGCGTCGAATCGATGTCGCGCGTGCCGATGGGATCCGACGGCGGCCCGTGGGCGCTGGACCCGGCCACCAACTACGACAACTACTTCGTACCGCAGGGTGTCGGCGCCGACCTGATCGCCACGATCGAGGGCTTCTCCCGCGAGGACGTCGACGCGTATGCGGTGCGCTCGCAGGATCTGGCCGCGAAGGCGTGGACCGGCGGCTACTTCGCCAAGTCTGTCGTCCCGGTCAAGGACATCAACGGCATCACGATCCTCGACAACGACGAGCACATGCGTCCCGGCACCACGGTCGAGAGCCTGGCGGGTCTGACTCCCGCGTTCGCGATGGTCGGCGAGATGGGCGGCTTCGACGCCGTCGCGCTGCAGAAGTACCACTGGGTCGAGAAGATCACGCATGTGCACCACGGCGGCAACAGCTCCGGCATCGTCGATGGCGCCGCGCTGATCCTGGTCGGCAGCGAGCAGGCCGGCAAGGACATGGGCCTGACCCCGCGTGCCCGCATCGTTGCGACCGCCACCTCCGGTGCCGACTCCACGATCATGCTCACCGGCCCGACGCCGGCGTCGAAGAAGGCGCTCGCCGCGGCCGGCCTCACCGTCGACGACATCGACCTCTTCGAGATCAACGAGGCATTCGCCTCCGTGGCGCTCAAGTTCCAGAAGGACCTGAACATCCCGGACGAGAAGCTCAACGTCAACGGCGGCGCCATCGCAATGGGTCACCCACTCGGCGCCACCGGCGCCATGATCACCGGAACCATGGTCGACGAGCTCGAGCGCCGCGGCGCCAAGCGCGCCCTGATCACGCTGTGCATCGGCGGCGGTATGGGCGTGGCCACCATCATCGAGCGCGTCTGA